A single genomic interval of Helianthus annuus cultivar XRQ/B chromosome 6, HanXRQr2.0-SUNRISE, whole genome shotgun sequence harbors:
- the LOC110864798 gene encoding uncharacterized protein LOC110864798: MFAGFDTNAAAASTAHEATSVGGGDNRASSSGIADDGARLIDDLFIPTVCWDPHAQDKRYQPQWKIAESSRLIFPPVVQHWVERAYPPAEAAYVEGLNNEDLMNSSISDSVTLPRRLVEIRRRWVRDNTQLHEARVIIQELRDDKHRLESQLQTAGLKEARFLSEKNKAEEDLRRVTEHLAEERILWARDMAEKDRVLAQAKNVQEELERKAVAEAQKVQERYQDLTTEVETCHTKIRLMQGELEEREAKFKEMQDHCDSLVTQNNKLAASSSSKLREVEDALAQSHAEIDDLTNQLAAMRGDRNWLITNGLVGAFEFLRESSHFTSLIDRLSAAAYQAGHHDGVLKGYMDCQQAERVPPDFQTLKNKLQADMAKALEAAYTEPLPCYGDLMDKVNEDGIDSLRLMLDPADESEED, translated from the exons ATGTTTGCTGGTTTTGACACCAATGCTGCTGCCGCGTCGACCGCGCATGAGGCAACTAGCGTGGGTGGAGGCGATAATCGTGCGTCGAGCAGCGGCATTGCTGACGATGGTGCCCGCTTGATTGATGATTTGTTTATACCTACCGTTTGTTGGGATCCTCATGCCCAGGATAAACGTTACCAGCCTCAATGGAAGATTGCTGAATCTTCCCGACTTATCTTTCCTCCAGTTGTCCAACATTGGGTTGAGAGGGCGTACCCCCCCGCTGAAGCGGCGTATGTTGAGGGGTTAAACAATGAGGATTTGATGAATTCGTCTATATCAGATTCTGTGACCCTACCTCGCCGGTTGGTAGAGATACGGCGCCGGTGGGTGCGTGATAACACCCAACTTCATGAGGCCCGGGTCATTATCCAAGAACTGAGGGATGACAAGCATCGCCTCGAAAGTCAACTGCAGACCGCTGGGTTGAAAGAGGCCCGATTTCTGTCAGAGAAGAATAAGGCCGAGGAGGATTTGCGGAGGGTAACTGAACATCTCGCTGAGGAAAGGATCTTATGGGCCCGCGATATGGCGGAAAAAGATAGGGTTTTGGCTCAAGCGAAAAATGTACAAGAGGAGTTGGAACGCAAGGCTGTGGCAGAGGCTCAGAAG GTTCAGGAGCGGTACCAGGATTTGACAACCGAAGTAGAGACCTGTCATACCAAGATCCGACTGATGCAGGGAGAGTTGGAGGAGCGTGAGGCAAAATTCAAGGAGATGCAAGATCATTGTGATTCCCTTGTCACCCAAAACAATAAGCTTGCTGCATCGTCGTCTTCAAAGTTAAGGGAGGTGGAGGACGCGCTGGCACAATCCCATGCAGAGATCGATGATTTGACCAACCAGCTAGCGGCTATGCGGGGAGACAGGAATTGGTTGATAACTAATGGGCTAGTGGGGGCGTTCGAATTTCTGCGTGAGTCGTCCCACTTTACTAGCCTGATTGACCGTCTTTCCGCCGCTGCCTACCAAGCTGGTCATCATGATGGTGTACTTAAGGGCTACATGGACTGCCAGCAAGCGGAAAGAGTCCCGCCGGACTTCCAAACCCTCAAAAATAAGTTACAGGCTGATATGGCGAAGGCTCTTGAAGCTGCGTACACCGAACCTCTACCTTGCTATGGCGATCTGATGGATAAAGTTAATGAAGATGGAATAGACTCGCTACGTCTGATGCTGGACCCTGCGGACGAGTCCGAAGAAGACTGA